A window of the Lolium perenne isolate Kyuss_39 chromosome 7, Kyuss_2.0, whole genome shotgun sequence genome harbors these coding sequences:
- the LOC139833773 gene encoding uncharacterized protein: MPPRTRLTRHSTPESKMAAEDLEWERSKISNQDTNMLKRLGLMKKEDAIRFPSEESYPKPPMEYRVSFVDHLIRGLSTPIHDFLRGLLFVYGIQLHQLTPNSILHISIFITLCECFLGITPNWILWKRIFCLRRNGSHNVTYNIGGVVICVRTDVDYFDVKFPDSVQGWRKKWLYIHEESANSVEHNIVPFDGSARIQRRRSWDAEASEEEKKATEALMARIHHLQNTRGKELSGVQITAYFLRIRVQPLQARKNPLWTYSGENDANRVSSDLSVKDLEKLVRRISRLGKKDPIPSSCRVEPYSASNPLPENHPTMASLPPLPEDGEVEERAVVDDDNQETPSFVNEPADSRKSAGSTEKDAASEGTTSAQSPPPAVSPKSKRKRSNAEDSGTSKPEETAPLPRKAAYDPYIESIISSDDEETPTLDVAARTSTSHTLVISEKPVEGEESSPPQQNVDTSTPPSSPRAPSPKRARVEKIVDPAPQLGSSSTLLLDDPMIKELLRIGSQFVGYREYAA; this comes from the exons atgccaccgcgcacgcgactcactcgccacagcactccggaatccaagatggctgccgaggatcttgagtgggagagatccaaaatctccaaccaagacaccaacatgctgaagaggcttggcctcatgaagaaggaggacgccatccgcttccccagcgaagaaagctaccccaagcctccaatggagtaccgggttagttttgttgatcatctaatccgcggcctttcgaccccaatccatgatttcctccgcggccttcttttcgtttatgggattcaactacaccagttgactcccaattccatccttcacatttctattttcatcacgctttgcgagtgcttccttggaATCACTCCTAATTGGATTCTTTGGAAAcgaattttctgcctccgccgcaatggctcccacaacgtcacttataacataggtggcgttgtaatctgtgttcgtactgatgtcgactatttcgacgtcaaatttcctgactctgtccaaggatggcgcaaaaagtggctctacattcacgaagaaagcgccaattctgtggagcacaacatagttccttttgacggaagtgccaggattcagcgtcgccgttcctgggatgccgaagcttctgaagaagagaaaaaggcgacagaggcgctcatggctcgtatccatcatcttcaaaacactcgaggcaaagagctatctggtgttcaaattactgcctacttccttaggattagagtgcagcctcttcaggctcgcaaaaatcccctttggacgtattctggtgaaaatgacgccaacagagtttccagtgatctttctgtaaaggacctggaaaaattggttcgaagaatttctcgattaggcaagaaggatcctattccctcctcctgtcgagtggaaccatacagtgcttccaatcctcttcccgag aatcatcctactatggcttcccttcctcctcttcctgaggatggagaggtcgaagaaagagccgttgtcgatgatgacaaccaggagaccccctcttttgttaatgaacccgcagattctcgaaaatctgcgggatctactgagaaggatgctgcctctgaaggtacaacatcagcacaatctcctcctcctgctgtttctccgaagagcaaaaggaaaaggagcaatgccgaagattccgggacctcgaaacccgaagaaactgctcctttacctcgaaaagcagcttatgatccatacatcgagagtatcatcagctc tgatgatgaagaaacaccaactttagatgtggctgctcgaacgagcacgtcacatactttagttatttcagaaaaaccagttgaaggggaggaatcgtcgcctcctcaacaaaatgttgatacatctactcctccttcgagcccccgtgccccttcaccaaaaagggcacgggttgaaaagattgttgatcctgcccctcagttgggcagttcgtcgactctgctcttagatgat ccaatgatcaaagagcttcttcggatcgggtcccaatttgttgggtaccgtgaatatgccgcctga